The DNA sequence TTTCAAGGCGATGAAATCACAGCGAATGTGAGAACGATTTCTGATATCCCTTTAACCTTGAAAGGTGATTTTCCGAATCAGTTTTTTATGCGTGGTGAAATTTATTTAACGCGGAAAAACTTTGATAAAATTAATGCTCGACGGGAAGAAGAAGGTTTGGATTTATTTATGAATCCCAGAAACACCGCTTCCGGAAGTTTGAAAATGCAGGATTCCGGAGAAGTGAGCAAGCGTAAACTTTCAGCGGTACTCTATCAGTTTATCTCTTCTGAAATTCCGAAAGATACTCATTGGGATTTATTGCAAAATGCGAAGCAATGGGGTTTCAATGTTTCTGATCACGCAAAATTATGTGCGAGTTTAGATGAAGTGAAAGATTTTATTACATATTGGGATCAGCACAGACACAAACTTCCTTTTGAAATTGATGGAATTGTTTTGAAAGTAAATTCCATTAAACAACAATCGCAATTGGGTTATACAGCGAAATCTCCACGTTGGGCGATGGCATATAAATTCAAAGCTGAAAAAGTAGAAACCGAATTATTGACTGTAACTTATCAGGTTGGAAGAACCGGAGCAATTACTCCCGTTGCCAATCTTAAACCCGTGCTACTCGCTGGAACAATTGTCAAAAGAGCAAGTTTACACAATGAAGATATCATCAAGAAACTCGGTTTGCACGAACATGATTTTGTTTACGTAGAAAAAGGTGGCGAAATTATTCCAAAGATTGTCGGCATCAACGAAGAAAAAAGAAATCCCGAAAATAAAGAAATTCAATATATTACTAATTGTCCGGAATGCGGAACTGAATTGGTGAGACTTGAAGATCAGGCGATTCATTTTTGTCCGAATGATTTGCATTGTCCACCTCAAGTTGTAGGCAGAATGATTCATTATGTTTCCAGAAAAGCATTGAATATTGAAGGTTTAGGCGCTGAAACGATCGAACAATTATACAGAGAAAAATTGGTTGAGAATCCCGCAGATTTCTATACTTTAACAAAAGAACAGATACTTCCTTTAGAAAGAATGGCGGAGAAATCGGCACAGAATATTATTGATGGCGTTGAAAATTCAAAACAAATTCCGTTTGAAAAAGTATTATTTGGAATTGGTATAAAACACGTCGGAGAAACAGTTGCTAAGAAACTAGCTAAAAATTTTGACTCTATTGATGATTTGAAAAATGCAACTGCGGAAGAATTGATTCAAGTTGAAGATATCGGTGGGAAAATCGCGGAAAGTATCGTTAATTTCTTTAACGATTCAGAAAACTTATTGATGATTGAACGGTTGAAATCCTACGGCGTTCAGTTGGAAAAAGGAGAAAATACGAATGAAGTTTTAAGTACTGTCTTAGAAAACAAGACTTTCTTATTCACTGGAAAGCTTTCATTATTTACGAGAGAAGCAGCCGAAGAAATGGTTGAAAAACATGGCGGAAAAAATATTTCTGCCGTTTCGAAAAACCTGAATTATTTAGTGGTTGGCGAAAAAGCGGGAAGCAAACTGAAAAAAGCGCAAGATATTGGAACGATTACTATTTTAGATGAACAGGAATTCCTGGATTTAATCAATCAATAATTAAAAGTAGAATTAATTAAAACTCAAAATAGAAGTTATTGAAAAACCAAATATTTTTATATTTATTGCAGATCATACAAATACAGAAACTGAATGAGGAATTGCTTTCCAGTCAAGGAGATTTTCTTAAATTTGCAGCGTAAATAAATAAAATGAAACAGTTAAAAATCGCCTTGCTCGATATGAATAACAATCATGTTAATCAAGGTATGCGCAATATTAAAGAGATTTCACAGCAGTTTAAAAAACAATCTGGTGAAGACGTTTCTATAACATTATTTGATGTAAGATCTAAAGATGAAATGCCTGATATTAAGGATTTCGATATTTTTATTTCTTCTGGCGGACCAGGAAATCCTCAAAAAGAAGGATTGGCTTGGGAACAGAAATTTGCTGATTTTTTGGATAACCTTTGGGAACACAATAAATCTTCAGAGCACAAAAAATTCACTTTTTTAATTTGCCATTCTTTTCAATTAGCGAGTATTCACTGGAATTTAGGGAATGTTTGTAAAAGAAAATCACACTCATTTGGGGTGATGCCGATTCATAAAGCGGCTGATGGTGAAAAAGAGTTCTTATTGAATAAACTTCCAGAACTATTTTATGCTTTAGATTCGAGAGGTTATCAGTTAATTGAACCAAATCATGAAACCATTGAACAAATGGGAATGAAAATTGTGGCCTTGGAAAAAGTTCGTCCGCATGTTAATTTAGAACGCGCAGTGATGGCAATAAGATTTTCAGACGAAATTTTCGGAACCCAATTCCATCCAGAAGCAGATTCAAAAGGAATGGTCGAAGATTTGAAAATTGAGAAGAATAGAATGGCGATGATTGAAGAATTCGGAGTAGAGAAATATCTTGAAACAATTGATCAACTGGATGATCCAGATAAAATGAGACTGACACATTCACAGATTTTACCAAAATTTTTGCAACATGCTGCTAAAGAAATTATGAAAAGTCCCGTGCTGGCTTAAATGATTTTATTATAAAATATATTATTGACTGATTTTTTAAATTTCAGTCAAATTTTTTTGTTTGAAAATTTTATTTACTCTGCTTACTTTTAATAATATAAAAAGAAATATATTAAAAATTAAGAGATTACTTAGTGTTAATCTTATTCTCAAGTGGATTCAATTTCGCACAAATAAAATTTATTTATAGAAAGAAAGCTTTGCTTGAAGATTTAAATAATGTTTTCTAGAAAGTAGAAATTTGAATAATTCATCTTTTTAATGAAAACGAAAAAAACCACTATAAATGGGTAATGTCGCCAGAATGACCAAATTATAAATGGCCAATATTATCTTTACTAAAAAAGATGCAATATGGATTGGAAGTTCCCTCGCTTTTTTTGAAAAATAAAGGAAACTTCCAGATCTATATTTTTTTAATGCATATCTCCTAAATCAATATTTGCTTTGCCTTTTCGTTCTTTCACGAATAAAACAAAAGGAATACAGACTAAGAACAGAAGTCCCAAATAAAGGAAAACATCCATATAAGAAAGGACTGTAGCCTGTTTCATAACTGATCCATCCAGAAGTTTATAGGCAGCCTGCATCGCGGCATCGGGCGTGAATCCTTTAGCTTGGAACATCGCTTTCAGCCCGGCAATTCTCTGTTGAACATCGAAACTGTTGGCGTCTAAATGGCTCGTTAAAGCAGCTCGGTGAATCGAAGTTTGATTAGAAATAAAAGTCGTAATCGCTGCGATTCCAAATGAACCTCCTAACTGTCTCATCATTCCGGTGAACGCTGCTCCCTGACCAATTTCCTGACCTTTCAAAGTACTTAATGACAGGGAAGTAATCGGAATAAACAGTAATCCAAGTCCTGCTCCTCTTACGATCAACATCCAAAAGAACGCATCTTTTCCGGTGTCTGGCGTAATAATATTGTAGCCCCAAAAACTATAGACAAAGAAAAGCAGTAAGCCGAGCGAAACCAAAATTTGTTGCTTGACTCCTCTCGTCAGTAATCTTCCGATAATTGGCATCATGACGGCTGTCGTTAAGGCCGCGGGAATCATTAGTGCGCCGGATTCCAGCGCGGTCCAGCCCATCACACTTTGGGTATACAATGGTACAATAAAGGTAGAACCATACAAACCAAATCCAAGGATAAAGGACATAATGGTACCGATTCTCAGATTCCCGTTTTTCAGAACCCGCAATTCTACAATAGGATATCGGAAAGTTAATTCCCGCCAAAGGAAAAGAATGAATCCAATAACCGCCACTACTGTACAGATGATAATAATTTTACTGTCGAACCAATCATCTTCATGACCTTTTTCCAAAATATATTGTAGCGAGCCTACAAATGCAGCAAGCAAACCAATCCCCAACCAATCGACATCTTTTGATTTTCTCTTTTCAGAGAATTTAGGACTTCTAACAAATTGTAAAGTCATTAAAGTTGCTGCAATTCCGATTGGAATATTAATGTAAAAAATATACGGCCAAGTGAAATTATCTACGATATAACCTCCTAAAGGCGGACCTAAAGTTGGACCGATAATAACTCCCAAACCATAAATAGCTTGCGCCATACTCCGTTTTGCAAGTGGGTAAGATTCGGTAATAATCGTCTGCGAAGTTACCAGTAAGGCTCCACCACCGATTCCCTGCATTAATCTGAAGAATACTAATTCCCAGATGCTGGTTGCATTTCCACAGAGAAATGAAAAGATGGTAAATATAATAATTGAAGCTGCGAAATAATTCCGTCTTCCAAACTGTTGGGACAGCCAACTTGTCATAGGAACAATAATCACATTTCCAATGGCGTACGCAGTGATTACCCAACCCACTTCAGAAAGTGTGGCGCCTAAATTTCCTTTCATGTCATTCAAAGCCACATTCACAATTGTAGAATCTACAATTTCCAGAAGTGCACACAGAATGGCGGTAATGGTGATGATGACGCGTCGTGCGCCATATTCGACTAAATCGTCTTGCATTTTTATTGCTGGATATTTGAAATCGAATCGATTGGGATTGAAGTTTAAAAAAATCCCAAACTTTGATCCAATTTTATTTTAAATTCACGGTTGTTTTCACATTCATTCCCGCACGAAGTTTTTTAGCAATTTCCGGTTTGATCTTTACAAAATCGATTCTTACCGGAAGTCTTTGAACAACTTTCACAAAGTTTCCACTTGCATTATCCGGAGGAAGAATTGAGAATGAAGAACCTGTTGCCGGAGAAAATGAAGTCACTTTACCTTCGAATTTATCTTTAGGAAAAGCATCGATTTCGATATCTACGGTTTGACCTTCAACCATTTTAGAAAGCTGAGTTTCTTTAAAGTTGGCAATTACCCAAACATCATTATCTCTGACCAAACTGAACAACTGCGATCCTGCCTGTACAAACTGTCCTTTTTGAATAGGAACTTTAGCAACAAAACCATCTTCAGCTGCAAGAATTACAGTGTAAGAAAGATTGAGTTTTGCGTTTTCAACATCAACTTCACGTTGTTTAACCATTGAATTTGCCACCCCGATCTGCTCAGAACTTGCTGCGGTTTGAGAGGTTACAATTCCGGTTTGTTGTGATACCTGATTTTTTTGGTCAACCAAAACCTGCAATTGACGGTCAGCAGATTGTTTTGCTGCTAAAACCCCATCATATTGTTGTTGGGTAATGGTGTGATCTTTAACCAGATTTGCATATCTTTTTAAATCTTGAGACGTTTTCCAAACATTTACTTTTGCTGCTTCAATTTGCGCATTGGCAGTTGTAATCGCTGCATTGGTAGAATTAATGTTTTGAGAAGCTGCGTGGGTAGAAGCGATTGCAGTTTGCACGTTACTTCTTGCGGTTCCCAAAGCAGCCGTTGCTTGCTGAAGTATCATTTTCTGATCACGATCATCAATCACAATCAGAGTATCTCCTTTTTTTACAAACTGATTATCTTTCACTTTAATCTCAGAAACATAACCTGAGATTTTAGAAATTACAGGACTCATGTTCGATGCAATTTGTGCATCATCTGTCACTTCATGTCCTAAACCGTAAGAATAAGTTCTGTATCCGATGATTCCACCGACGATTAAAACGACCGCTAGAATAATCGGAAAAGTAAGCGATCTTTTCTTTTTGACTTCTGGGAAAAGTTCTGGTTGTGTATTGTTATCTTCCATTATTTTAAAAAAATATTAAGTTTAATTTTTTGTTCTGAATTGTATTAGTGTAAAGTCAAAATTCCTGTAGTCTGCAATAGTTTTCGATACGCTAAAGCTGCGTCTGCTTTGGCATTTACAACATTGACGTTGGCTGAGATCTGCGCGGTGTCAGCATCCAAAAGTTCAGTAATAGTCGCTAAACCGTTATCGAATTTGTTTTTGGTGACTCTATAATTTTCGTTCGCCTGAGCAGCTGCTTTTTCGTAAACAGTAATTTTCTTTTTTGCAAAATCTGAATTTTGATAATCTCTGTTGACTTCTAATTTAATCTGATCATTTAATAATTCGGTGGTTGCAGAAAGTTGTTTTTCTGCGGCAGTAGATTTCATTAATGAAGAATTCTTTTTCCAGAGATTATCGATGTTATATTGAACTCCCACGCCGATATTGGCGGCATTGGTAATGGTCAGAATTTTTGGAATTTCAGCCGCAACATATCCTCCTGTTAAAGCGATGGTTGGAAGACTTTCAGCTTTTGCAGCTTTCGTTCCCAATTCTGCAGCTTTTCTTTGATAATCCAAAGCTTGTACATCTTTTCGCTGAGAAACGGCTTGGTTTAAATAATAAGCAACCGGTTGGTTTTCTGTAAGTTCTGAGATGTAATTAGGATCAATTTCTATTTCAGTTGCATCAGGTAATCCTAAAAGCAAATCCATATTGATGTTGGCAATATTAAAGTTATTGTTCGCATCTAAAAGCTGAAGTTCGATATCTGAAGTTTGGAGATTCGCTTTCAACTTATCGTTTCGGGCGATGATTCCGTTCGTTTCTAATTTTTGAAAAGACTCGTCTCTTTTTTGTGAAGCCGTAAGATTATCTTCCAAAACTTTAATTTGCTGACTGGCTTTAAACAAATTATTATAGGCTTGCGAAACATTGTAAGCGATCGCCAGTTTGTCGTTTTCAGCACTCAATTTAGAAGCTTCAACTAAATATTCTGTCGACTGAATTCCGTACTTAATTCTTCCGCCCGCATAAATTGGTAAAGACGCAGAAACGTTTCCGTAGAAAGCAGAATTAGCTTTTGGTGTGCCTCCTCCTTCATTTGCAGAAGGTTGAATCGCCTTCAACTCAACATTTGCATTTGCTAAAGCCAACGCACTTGCAGTAACTTTCAAACTTGGAAGTCTGTTGTTTTTGGCTTCCATATAATTAGCGGTTGCCTGATCGATTTTTGCCTGATCGATTTTAAGATTCTTAGAATTTTGAATTCCCAGATTTACCGCTTCGTCGAGCGTAAGCATTTTCTTCGCCTGTGCCTGAGTTGTTATTCCGATTACCGAAAAAACGAGCACAATCAAGGGACTATAATTTTTCTTCATAACCTAAAAGGTGTTTTAATATGTTTTGGATATGTATTTTAATTTCTTCGAAATACTGATCTTCGTAATCTTCGTCGCCCTCGAAAAACTCCTTATAAACAGGAAGCGTGTTGAGTGCGGTAAAAATGGTTCCTGAAACGGTAGAATGAATAAATTCAATCCTCGGTTTTTTTGTAAAGATTTTCTTTTCTAATCCTTTATCAATAAGTTCGCTGTAAATGCTTAGAAATCCTTTCTTAGATTCATGTAGAAATTGAGCGATATAAGGATTTTTATTGTTTAACTGTTCTCTTTGCAAAATGCGATAAAACGTTTTCAAATTTTTAACGCGATCTGCATAACGGTTAATAACAATCATTAATTTTTCCCATTCGTTCAAGTTTTCATTGGCTAAAATATCTTTACTAAATGTTAAACTTTCGTTCATTCTCAGTTCGAAAATTTTAACAAAAAGTTTTTCTTTGGATCCGAAATAATAAGAGATCATGGATACATTTACTTTGGCCATTTTAGAAATCTCACGGGTTGAGCTTCCTTCGAAACCCTTTTCAGCAAAGAGTTCTTCAGCGTGTAATAAGATGTGTTCTTCTTTGGAAATCATAACAGAAGATTTTTTTTGAGCGTGCAAATTTAAATAAAAACAGAAAACAATCAAACGATTGATTGACTTTTTTTTAGGAATATATTATTGATTTTTTCGATAATCTGAAATCTGTTTTAAACTCATAATAATTTTAAAATATGATTGAATAATTCTTATCAAAATATTCCTAACTTTGAAATACTAATAACCAAAAAAAAATTAACGAACATGAAAAAATTAATTTCAGTTTTAGCCGTCACTATCTTTACATTGGGATTTGCTCAAGAAGCTCCAAAGAAATCCTGTTGTTCTGGAAAAGATAAAAAGGAATGTAAAATGGGCGATAAAAAGAATAGCAAAGCTTGCAATATGAAAGATCATAAAGATTGCAAAGGAGTTTGTGAAGAGAAAAAGGAAGAAAAAAAGAAATCAGCTTAAAAACAGAAAACCACCAATCGGTGGTTTTCTTTTATGCTTTTTTGTGAAGGTATCGAGATAGTTTTATTCCCAGATCCGTCCAAATTATTTTGGTATTACCATTTCTTTCTAAATGATAATCGGCGGTCGAAATTTCTTCTAAGATGGCTTCGATATTCGCTCCATGAATAAATTTAGAAAAACTGTCCCATTTGAAACCGCCCGCCTCTATTTTTTTATAGACCAACGCGTCGTTGCCGTAATTTTGAAGTAAAGCGAGGCGAAACATTTCTGCGCAATATTCTAAAAAGTTCATTTGCTTTTCCTTATTCCAGGTTGCAATTCTTCTTCCCCAGAGAACGATATTCTTTAAAAATTCGGGTTTCTTTTTAACTTGAAAAGCTTCCCGAACCCACATGATAAACTGTTCTTCAAATTCGGAATCTGTATTTTCAGCGTGAATTAATTTCTGGGCAGTATTCCAGTTTCCTTGTGCTTGAAAAACAATTTGCTGTCGGCGCTCTGCATTGACTTCAATATTCTTCTGCAAAAACTGGTCGAGATCTTCTTCTTTAATACTGGGAATTTCAACAATCTGTGTTCTCGAAAGAATCGTCGGCAACATAAAATCGATGTTCGACGCGGTCAGAATGATATACGTATTCTTTGGAGGCTCTTCTAAAAATTTCAAAAACTTATTGGCAGCATCCGTATTCATTTTATCAGCTTGCCAAACAATGAGTATTTTACTTCCGCCTTCAAAACTTTTTAGAGCGAATTTTTTATTGATTTCATCAATTTCCTCTACGTAAATGCTGAGTTGTTTATTTTCTGATTCTAAAATTGTACTCCAATCTTCATTATTTGCATACGGGTTTTTCAACATCATTTCCCGAAAGTCTTCAAAAAACTGAGCGGTCAATCCGCTTTTATTTGCTTTAAAAACTGGAAAACTAAAATGTAAATCGAGGTGATTAAGACTATCAACTTTAGCGGAAGAAT is a window from the Kaistella flava (ex Peng et al. 2021) genome containing:
- the ligA gene encoding NAD-dependent DNA ligase LigA, producing MSQDIQQKIEELRTELHQHNYNYYILDEATISDFEFDLKLKELQELEKKHPEFSDPNSPTLRVGGEITKNFPTIQHQFRMYSLDNSYDFDDLQDWENRIIKTIEDPVEFVAELKYDGASISILYENGKLKQAVTRGDGFQGDEITANVRTISDIPLTLKGDFPNQFFMRGEIYLTRKNFDKINARREEEGLDLFMNPRNTASGSLKMQDSGEVSKRKLSAVLYQFISSEIPKDTHWDLLQNAKQWGFNVSDHAKLCASLDEVKDFITYWDQHRHKLPFEIDGIVLKVNSIKQQSQLGYTAKSPRWAMAYKFKAEKVETELLTVTYQVGRTGAITPVANLKPVLLAGTIVKRASLHNEDIIKKLGLHEHDFVYVEKGGEIIPKIVGINEEKRNPENKEIQYITNCPECGTELVRLEDQAIHFCPNDLHCPPQVVGRMIHYVSRKALNIEGLGAETIEQLYREKLVENPADFYTLTKEQILPLERMAEKSAQNIIDGVENSKQIPFEKVLFGIGIKHVGETVAKKLAKNFDSIDDLKNATAEELIQVEDIGGKIAESIVNFFNDSENLLMIERLKSYGVQLEKGENTNEVLSTVLENKTFLFTGKLSLFTREAAEEMVEKHGGKNISAVSKNLNYLVVGEKAGSKLKKAQDIGTITILDEQEFLDLINQ
- a CDS encoding type 1 glutamine amidotransferase, encoding MKQLKIALLDMNNNHVNQGMRNIKEISQQFKKQSGEDVSITLFDVRSKDEMPDIKDFDIFISSGGPGNPQKEGLAWEQKFADFLDNLWEHNKSSEHKKFTFLICHSFQLASIHWNLGNVCKRKSHSFGVMPIHKAADGEKEFLLNKLPELFYALDSRGYQLIEPNHETIEQMGMKIVALEKVRPHVNLERAVMAIRFSDEIFGTQFHPEADSKGMVEDLKIEKNRMAMIEEFGVEKYLETIDQLDDPDKMRLTHSQILPKFLQHAAKEIMKSPVLA
- a CDS encoding DHA2 family efflux MFS transporter permease subunit: MQDDLVEYGARRVIITITAILCALLEIVDSTIVNVALNDMKGNLGATLSEVGWVITAYAIGNVIIVPMTSWLSQQFGRRNYFAASIIIFTIFSFLCGNATSIWELVFFRLMQGIGGGALLVTSQTIITESYPLAKRSMAQAIYGLGVIIGPTLGPPLGGYIVDNFTWPYIFYINIPIGIAATLMTLQFVRSPKFSEKRKSKDVDWLGIGLLAAFVGSLQYILEKGHEDDWFDSKIIIICTVVAVIGFILFLWRELTFRYPIVELRVLKNGNLRIGTIMSFILGFGLYGSTFIVPLYTQSVMGWTALESGALMIPAALTTAVMMPIIGRLLTRGVKQQILVSLGLLLFFVYSFWGYNIITPDTGKDAFFWMLIVRGAGLGLLFIPITSLSLSTLKGQEIGQGAAFTGMMRQLGGSFGIAAITTFISNQTSIHRAALTSHLDANSFDVQQRIAGLKAMFQAKGFTPDAAMQAAYKLLDGSVMKQATVLSYMDVFLYLGLLFLVCIPFVLFVKERKGKANIDLGDMH
- a CDS encoding HlyD family secretion protein, which gives rise to MEDNNTQPELFPEVKKKRSLTFPIILAVVLIVGGIIGYRTYSYGLGHEVTDDAQIASNMSPVISKISGYVSEIKVKDNQFVKKGDTLIVIDDRDQKMILQQATAALGTARSNVQTAIASTHAASQNINSTNAAITTANAQIEAAKVNVWKTSQDLKRYANLVKDHTITQQQYDGVLAAKQSADRQLQVLVDQKNQVSQQTGIVTSQTAASSEQIGVANSMVKQREVDVENAKLNLSYTVILAAEDGFVAKVPIQKGQFVQAGSQLFSLVRDNDVWVIANFKETQLSKMVEGQTVDIEIDAFPKDKFEGKVTSFSPATGSSFSILPPDNASGNFVKVVQRLPVRIDFVKIKPEIAKKLRAGMNVKTTVNLK
- a CDS encoding TolC family protein — translated: MKKNYSPLIVLVFSVIGITTQAQAKKMLTLDEAVNLGIQNSKNLKIDQAKIDQATANYMEAKNNRLPSLKVTASALALANANVELKAIQPSANEGGGTPKANSAFYGNVSASLPIYAGGRIKYGIQSTEYLVEASKLSAENDKLAIAYNVSQAYNNLFKASQQIKVLEDNLTASQKRDESFQKLETNGIIARNDKLKANLQTSDIELQLLDANNNFNIANINMDLLLGLPDATEIEIDPNYISELTENQPVAYYLNQAVSQRKDVQALDYQRKAAELGTKAAKAESLPTIALTGGYVAAEIPKILTITNAANIGVGVQYNIDNLWKKNSSLMKSTAAEKQLSATTELLNDQIKLEVNRDYQNSDFAKKKITVYEKAAAQANENYRVTKNKFDNGLATITELLDADTAQISANVNVVNAKADAALAYRKLLQTTGILTLH
- a CDS encoding TetR/AcrR family transcriptional regulator; this translates as MISKEEHILLHAEELFAEKGFEGSSTREISKMAKVNVSMISYYFGSKEKLFVKIFELRMNESLTFSKDILANENLNEWEKLMIVINRYADRVKNLKTFYRILQREQLNNKNPYIAQFLHESKKGFLSIYSELIDKGLEKKIFTKKPRIEFIHSTVSGTIFTALNTLPVYKEFFEGDEDYEDQYFEEIKIHIQNILKHLLGYEEKL
- a CDS encoding ATP-binding protein — encoded protein: MNWEQIVGHQELKNLLKDSISNNRVSHAQLFVGKDGYGTLPLAMAFAKEILRKENEHSSAKVDSLNHLDLHFSFPVFKANKSGLTAQFFEDFREMMLKNPYANNEDWSTILESENKQLSIYVEEIDEINKKFALKSFEGGSKILIVWQADKMNTDAANKFLKFLEEPPKNTYIILTASNIDFMLPTILSRTQIVEIPSIKEEDLDQFLQKNIEVNAERRQQIVFQAQGNWNTAQKLIHAENTDSEFEEQFIMWVREAFQVKKKPEFLKNIVLWGRRIATWNKEKQMNFLEYCAEMFRLALLQNYGNDALVYKKIEAGGFKWDSFSKFIHGANIEAILEEISTADYHLERNGNTKIIWTDLGIKLSRYLHKKA